One genomic region from Halorussus rarus encodes:
- a CDS encoding DUF7344 domain-containing protein, whose product MSPNDTATDDYLDVLYSTLSHPHRRIVLRHLLGHPHPVPVTDLAAEIGVVEADSSGATGPPATDDAASLVGLHHVHLPKLLDAELIELDAVTNTVTLSPRASSVPLDVAARRGLLDPSDPSENADPR is encoded by the coding sequence ATGAGTCCCAACGACACCGCGACCGACGACTACCTCGACGTCCTGTACAGCACGCTCTCCCACCCCCACCGCAGAATCGTCCTCCGCCACCTGCTGGGCCACCCGCACCCGGTCCCGGTCACCGACCTGGCCGCCGAGATCGGCGTCGTGGAGGCGGACTCCTCCGGCGCGACCGGGCCGCCCGCGACCGACGACGCGGCGTCACTCGTCGGTCTTCACCACGTCCACCTCCCGAAACTGCTCGACGCGGAACTGATAGAACTCGACGCCGTGACCAACACGGTGACGCTCTCGCCCCGGGCGAGCAGCGTCCCCCTCGACGTGGCCGCCCGACGCGGCCTGCTCGACCCCTCGGACCCGAGCGAGAACGCCGACCCCCGGTGA
- a CDS encoding helix-turn-helix domain-containing protein, which produces MSVVAEFTINADEFLLGRLIAEHPNLSVELERVVPAEKRVMPYVWGHGDDLSTFESTMETNPHVRSFAVLDRLPDSALYKIEWEEPAEQLIHGITETKATILEAYGDDEWTFRIRFEDHSGLAAFHNYCADHGITYRLNRVYALDDRSAARDLHGLTEVQHETLVEAVGRGYFDVPRQVSLAELAAKFDVSEQAVSERIRRATDAVLRHVLFHPSAEEQ; this is translated from the coding sequence ATGAGCGTCGTCGCGGAGTTCACCATCAACGCCGACGAGTTCCTGTTGGGCCGACTCATCGCCGAGCACCCGAACCTCTCGGTCGAGCTCGAGCGCGTCGTCCCGGCCGAGAAGCGGGTCATGCCGTACGTCTGGGGCCACGGCGACGACCTCTCGACGTTCGAGTCGACCATGGAGACGAACCCCCACGTCAGGTCGTTCGCCGTCCTCGACCGGCTTCCGGACAGCGCGCTCTACAAGATCGAGTGGGAGGAGCCCGCCGAGCAGCTCATCCACGGCATCACCGAGACGAAGGCGACCATCCTGGAGGCGTACGGCGACGACGAGTGGACGTTCCGGATCCGCTTCGAGGACCACTCCGGGCTCGCCGCGTTCCACAACTACTGCGCGGACCACGGCATCACGTACCGACTGAACCGGGTCTACGCGCTCGACGACCGGTCGGCGGCGAGGGACCTTCACGGCCTGACCGAGGTCCAGCACGAGACGCTGGTCGAGGCCGTCGGCCGCGGCTACTTCGATGTTCCCCGCCAGGTCAGCCTCGCGGAACTCGCAGCGAAGTTCGACGTCTCCGAGCAGGCGGTCTCCGAGCGAATCCGGCGCGCGACCGACGCGGTCCTCCGGCACGTCCTCTTCCACCCGTCGGCCGAGGAGCAGTGA
- a CDS encoding helix-turn-helix transcriptional regulator yields MDSALDEIEFLVRSEHRVAAVGALAERPRSRAALRRATGASSSTVGRLLREFESRGWVVRDGGEYRMTTEGEFVAEEVTSLLDRMETRQQLRDVARWLPTEKLGITIEAFSEAVVTVVDEAEPYRPVRRYDALMEDAEAMRAFGTPTLKSANAGALFRNVRAGMDTEIIYPTPIVEAVLEWSPEAAEEGLASGNLTIMLHDGLPCGLTVFDDRVALTGYDPDTGMLRAIVDTDAAEAREWATELYDTYREEARPLDAEAVEVDSGAT; encoded by the coding sequence ATGGACAGTGCGCTCGACGAGATCGAGTTCCTCGTGCGCTCGGAGCACCGCGTCGCGGCCGTCGGTGCGCTGGCCGAGCGCCCGCGCAGTCGGGCGGCCCTCCGGCGGGCGACCGGCGCGTCGTCGTCGACCGTCGGCCGCCTGCTGCGCGAGTTCGAGAGCCGGGGCTGGGTCGTCCGTGACGGCGGCGAGTACCGGATGACGACCGAGGGGGAGTTCGTCGCCGAGGAGGTCACGAGCCTGCTCGACCGGATGGAGACCAGACAGCAGCTCCGCGACGTGGCGCGGTGGCTGCCGACCGAGAAGCTCGGCATCACCATCGAGGCGTTCTCCGAGGCGGTCGTCACCGTCGTCGACGAGGCGGAGCCGTACCGGCCCGTCCGCCGCTACGACGCCCTGATGGAGGACGCCGAGGCGATGCGGGCGTTCGGGACGCCGACGCTCAAGTCGGCCAACGCTGGCGCGCTCTTCCGGAACGTCCGGGCCGGCATGGACACCGAGATCATCTACCCGACGCCCATCGTGGAGGCGGTGCTGGAGTGGTCGCCGGAGGCGGCGGAGGAGGGGCTCGCGAGCGGCAACCTCACCATCATGCTCCACGACGGGCTGCCGTGCGGGCTCACCGTCTTCGACGACCGGGTCGCGCTCACGGGCTACGACCCCGACACCGGCATGCTGCGGGCGATCGTCGACACCGACGCCGCGGAGGCCCGCGAGTGGGCGACCGAACTCTACGACACCTACCGGGAGGAGGCTCGGCCCCTCGACGCGGAGGCGGTCGAGGTCGACTCGGGCGCGACGTGA
- a CDS encoding class I SAM-dependent methyltransferase: MTTDARTARDPIDEAKLDELMETALVDFGATFHAALVGIGDELGLYAALADEGPLSSDGLAAATDTDERYVREWLRSQAAGGYVTYDAETDRYHLSPEQAFVLADDDSPVFVPGAFQIGTAAIESESKLAEAFRTGEGVGWHEHDDGVFHGVERFFAPGYAAELASDWLPALDGVEAKLEDGGRVIDVGCGHGAPTIIMAEAYPNSAFVGVDYHEESIDVARERAEEAGVSDRVTFEVAMAKEYEGTDYDLVTTFDCLHDMGDPVGVAAHVAGTLADDGTWMVVEPYAEDRVEENLNPRGRALYSASTMLCTPNSMSQEVGYGLGAQAGEAKLREVVTEGGFTRFRRVAETPFDMVFEAKL, from the coding sequence ATGACGACAGACGCGCGAACGGCCCGAGACCCGATCGACGAAGCGAAACTGGACGAACTCATGGAGACGGCGCTGGTCGACTTCGGCGCGACGTTCCACGCCGCGCTGGTCGGCATCGGCGACGAGCTCGGCCTCTACGCGGCGCTGGCCGACGAGGGGCCGCTCTCGTCCGACGGGCTCGCCGCGGCCACCGACACCGACGAGCGCTACGTCCGCGAGTGGCTGCGCTCGCAGGCCGCCGGCGGGTACGTGACCTACGACGCCGAGACCGACCGCTACCACCTCTCGCCCGAGCAGGCGTTCGTCCTGGCCGACGACGACAGCCCGGTGTTCGTCCCGGGCGCGTTCCAGATCGGCACCGCCGCGATAGAGAGCGAGTCGAAGCTCGCCGAGGCGTTCCGCACGGGCGAGGGCGTCGGCTGGCACGAGCACGACGACGGCGTGTTCCACGGCGTCGAGCGCTTCTTCGCGCCGGGCTACGCGGCCGAACTCGCGAGCGACTGGTTGCCGGCGCTCGACGGCGTGGAGGCCAAATTGGAAGACGGCGGCCGCGTCATCGACGTGGGCTGCGGCCACGGCGCGCCGACCATCATCATGGCCGAGGCGTACCCGAACTCCGCGTTCGTGGGCGTCGACTACCACGAGGAGTCGATAGATGTGGCACGGGAGCGCGCCGAGGAGGCGGGAGTGTCCGACCGCGTCACCTTCGAGGTGGCGATGGCTAAGGAGTACGAGGGCACCGACTACGACCTCGTCACCACCTTCGACTGCCTCCACGACATGGGCGACCCGGTCGGCGTCGCGGCCCACGTCGCGGGGACCCTCGCCGACGACGGGACGTGGATGGTCGTCGAACCCTACGCCGAGGACCGGGTGGAGGAGAACCTGAACCCGCGGGGCAGGGCGCTCTACTCGGCCTCGACGATGCTCTGCACGCCGAACTCCATGAGTCAGGAGGTCGGCTACGGACTGGGGGCGCAGGCCGGCGAGGCGAAGCTCCGCGAGGTGGTGACCGAGGGCGGGTTCACCCGGTTCCGCCGGGTGGCCGAGACGCCGTTCGACATGGTGTTCGAGGCGAAGCTGTGA
- the sucC gene encoding ADP-forming succinate--CoA ligase subunit beta, with translation MRLHEYQAKSVFADAGIPTPDATLASSVDEVVEAAEDIGYPVAVKAQVHVGGRGKAGGIKLAESREEAEQVADEIIGMDLKGYRVERVLVEEAVDFKNELYVGVTMDRGEGKPVAMVSAKGGVDIEQVAEEDPDAIAREHVDPAFGMHPYQARKAVYDAGVPREVASDVASILTTVYQLWDDRDASEVEINPVMITEDDEVVAADAVMNIDDDALFRQQDLAEMEEEAYEDDLERKAGEYGFDYVRLSGNVGIIGNGAGLVMTTLDLVDYYGGKPANFLDIGGGAKAERVANALDMVFSDENVDAVVFNIFGGITRGDEVAKGINDALGQFDEIPKRVVVRLAGTNAEEGREILNDDLVTVEETLEDAVQRAVEFSEEEAQ, from the coding sequence ATGAGACTGCACGAGTATCAGGCGAAGAGCGTCTTCGCCGATGCAGGGATTCCGACGCCGGACGCGACCCTGGCGTCGTCCGTAGACGAGGTCGTCGAGGCCGCCGAGGACATCGGCTACCCGGTCGCCGTCAAGGCCCAGGTGCACGTCGGGGGCCGCGGGAAGGCCGGCGGCATCAAGCTCGCCGAGAGCCGCGAGGAGGCCGAGCAGGTCGCCGACGAGATCATCGGCATGGACCTGAAGGGCTACCGCGTCGAGCGCGTCCTCGTCGAGGAGGCGGTCGACTTCAAGAACGAGCTCTACGTCGGCGTCACGATGGACCGCGGCGAGGGCAAGCCGGTCGCGATGGTCTCGGCCAAGGGCGGCGTCGACATCGAGCAGGTCGCCGAGGAGGACCCCGACGCCATCGCACGCGAGCACGTCGACCCGGCGTTCGGGATGCATCCCTACCAGGCCCGCAAGGCGGTCTACGACGCGGGCGTCCCCCGCGAGGTCGCCTCCGACGTGGCCTCGATCCTGACCACGGTCTACCAGCTCTGGGACGACCGCGACGCCAGCGAGGTCGAGATCAACCCCGTCATGATCACCGAGGACGACGAGGTCGTCGCGGCCGACGCCGTGATGAACATCGACGACGACGCGCTGTTCCGCCAGCAGGACCTCGCCGAGATGGAGGAGGAGGCCTACGAGGACGACCTCGAACGCAAGGCCGGCGAGTACGGCTTCGACTACGTCCGGCTCTCCGGTAACGTCGGCATCATCGGCAACGGCGCGGGCCTCGTGATGACGACGCTCGACCTCGTGGACTACTACGGCGGCAAGCCCGCCAACTTCCTCGACATCGGGGGCGGCGCGAAGGCCGAGCGGGTGGCCAACGCGCTCGACATGGTGTTCTCCGACGAGAACGTCGACGCGGTCGTGTTCAACATCTTCGGCGGCATCACCCGCGGCGACGAGGTCGCCAAGGGCATCAACGACGCGCTCGGGCAGTTCGACGAGATCCCCAAGCGCGTGGTCGTCCGACTCGCCGGCACCAACGCCGAAGAGGGCCGCGAGATCCTGAACGACGACCTCGTCACGGTCGAGGAGACCCTCGAGGACGCGGTGCAGCGTGCGGTCGAATTTTCCGAGGAGGAAGCACAATGA
- the sucD gene encoding succinate--CoA ligase subunit alpha — translation MSVLVDSDTRVVVQGITGGEGKFHAEQMMEYGTNVVAGAVPGKGGQEVAGVPVYDTVDEAAREEDADASVVFVPPAFAADAVFEALDAPLDLVVAITEGIPAQDMSKVYKRLGEVDTRLIGPNCPGIITPGESKLGILPGNIFESGDVGLVSRSGTLTYQVVDNLTSRGVGQTTAIGIGGDPIIGTDFTDALELFENDPDTKAVVMCGEIGGEDEEEAARFIAENMDTPVAGFIAGRTAPEGKRMGHAGAIVSGSGTGTAESKINALNDAGVPVGDTPNEVADHIEDFL, via the coding sequence ATGAGCGTTCTAGTCGATTCGGACACCAGAGTCGTCGTACAGGGCATCACCGGCGGGGAGGGCAAGTTCCACGCCGAGCAGATGATGGAGTACGGCACCAACGTCGTCGCCGGCGCGGTGCCGGGCAAGGGCGGCCAGGAGGTCGCCGGCGTCCCGGTGTACGACACCGTCGACGAGGCCGCCCGCGAGGAGGACGCCGACGCCTCGGTCGTCTTCGTCCCGCCCGCGTTCGCGGCCGACGCCGTCTTCGAGGCGCTGGACGCGCCGCTCGACCTCGTGGTCGCCATCACCGAGGGCATCCCCGCCCAGGACATGAGCAAGGTGTACAAGCGCCTGGGCGAGGTCGACACCCGTCTCATCGGGCCGAACTGCCCGGGCATCATCACTCCCGGCGAGTCGAAGCTCGGCATCCTGCCCGGCAACATCTTCGAGTCGGGCGACGTGGGCCTGGTCTCGCGGTCGGGCACCCTCACCTATCAGGTCGTCGACAACCTCACCTCGCGGGGCGTCGGCCAGACCACCGCCATCGGCATCGGCGGCGACCCCATCATCGGCACCGACTTCACCGACGCGCTCGAGCTGTTCGAGAACGACCCTGACACGAAGGCGGTCGTGATGTGCGGCGAGATCGGCGGCGAGGACGAGGAGGAGGCCGCCCGGTTCATCGCCGAGAACATGGACACGCCGGTCGCGGGCTTCATCGCGGGCCGGACCGCGCCGGAGGGCAAGCGCATGGGCCACGCCGGCGCCATCGTCTCGGGTAGCGGCACCGGCACCGCCGAGAGCAAGATCAACGCGCTCAACGACGCGGGCGTCCCGGTCGGCGACACCCCCAACGAGGTCGCCGACCACATCGAGGACTTCCTGTAG
- a CDS encoding mechanosensitive ion channel family protein: MNVSQGGGFGGIVAESLAELRAGFVDAIPTFVTALLFFVVAYAGIRVALSLVRSALDRVYADELVADLFAAVAGVFMWFGAALALLKILGMGEVAASLGTATGFVALGVSYALSDMIADTVSGVYLLRDPDFEPGDAVVTADETGVVREIGLRKTRLAVDGGDTLVLGNSLVEERWTKKARAGSPAGDSEPTAGDSGSPPVDGSATADGTGTIDESEPTDGTTTDG, encoded by the coding sequence ATGAACGTCTCACAGGGCGGAGGGTTCGGGGGAATCGTCGCGGAGTCGCTCGCGGAACTCCGGGCCGGGTTCGTCGACGCGATTCCGACGTTCGTCACGGCGCTCCTGTTCTTCGTCGTGGCCTACGCCGGCATCAGGGTCGCGCTGTCGCTGGTCCGGTCGGCGCTCGACCGCGTCTACGCCGACGAACTCGTCGCCGACCTGTTCGCCGCGGTCGCCGGCGTCTTCATGTGGTTCGGCGCGGCGCTCGCGCTCCTGAAGATCCTCGGCATGGGCGAGGTCGCCGCCAGCCTCGGGACCGCCACGGGGTTCGTCGCGCTCGGGGTGAGCTACGCGCTCTCGGACATGATCGCCGACACGGTCTCGGGCGTCTACCTCCTGCGGGACCCCGACTTCGAACCCGGCGACGCGGTGGTCACCGCCGACGAGACCGGCGTGGTCCGCGAGATCGGGCTCCGGAAGACCAGACTGGCGGTCGACGGCGGCGACACGCTGGTCCTGGGCAACAGCCTGGTCGAGGAGCGCTGGACGAAGAAGGCGCGGGCGGGGTCGCCGGCCGGTGATTCCGAGCCGACGGCTGGCGACTCCGGATCGCCTCCGGTCGACGGTTCGGCGACCGCTGACGGTACTGGAACGATCGACGAGTCGGAACCGACCGACGGTACGACGACTGACGGGTGA